A portion of the Pagrus major chromosome 8, Pma_NU_1.0 genome contains these proteins:
- the LOC141000850 gene encoding mixed lineage kinase domain-like protein, with product MEVIKPLMGVYNMFDRMKKNDQQCPHIVSRLEALQKLVAFVQERQSGQLSEDVSKALEKLNAILVSANELLTNFSKKYPVTQMYKSSDYKSEFDNLNKSLTDAFVTLSGALHVHQERKLDEQEDKLAEQTRKLNEQEVKLAEQEDILQRVESKLAYETRAYYCVLQ from the coding sequence ATGGAGGTCATCAAGCCCCTCATGGGCGTCTACAACATGTTTGACAGGATGAAGAAGAATGATCAGCAATGCCCCCACATTGTGAGCAGACTTGAAGCACTGCAGAAGCTGGTGGCGTTCGTCCAAGAGAGGCAGTCAGGCCAACTCTCTGAAGACGTGAGCAAAGCTTTGGAAAAACTTAACGCCATCCTGGTGTCAGCAAACGAGCTGCTGACCAATTTCAGCAAGAAATATCCGGTGACTCAGATGTATAAATCCAGCGACTACAAATCAGAGTTCGACAACCTGAACAAAAGTCTCACCGATGCCTTCGTGACTCTCTCCGGGGCTCTGCACGTCCACCAGGAGAGGAAGCTGGACGAGCAGGAGGACAAACTGGCCGAACAGACGAGGAAGCTGAACGAGCAGGAAGTCAAGCTAGCAGAGCAGGAGGACATACTGCAAAGAGTGGAGTCAAAGTTAGCGTACGAAACTAGAGCGTACTACTGTGTGCTGCAATAA